ACTGCGCAACTGGCCGTCACTGCCGACAAAGCTGGCTGCGTCCTCGCGGGCCTCCAGCACGATCTTGTTATTGCCGGAGGTGGCGTCACTGGTCGCGTCAATGGTATTGATCAGAGACCCGGCCACGGCGTCGGTGGTGCCAATGAAACTACTGCCATGGGCGCTGCCAGTGAGGGCAATGAGGCTGGTAGCAATTATCAGGGGAATGCGTTTCATGATAAATATCCTTTTGGGCTCGGGGGCGTTGAAGACTTTCTATTGCACAGGCCAAGGGGAAAGCGCGGCTCGGTGCCAGCACATTGATTACTATAGCCTGCACCAAGCAGGAAGGCATTGTAGGCTTGCCGAGGAGGGGTATGAAAGGGCGAGCAGCCAAGAGTGGCGTTTTTGTAGGGCCAGAGTGGAGCTGAACTTCAATCGGTGTGCTCAGTCCAAAAGGCTACGCAAGGTTAACGGAGCGGCATATGACCATTTTTGAAGCATTACGGATCAGCCATGACAAGCAGCGCGAGTATGTTGACGCTGTGCTACGCACCAGTGGAGATACCCCGGAACGGGTGGATGCCTATCAGCAACTCAAGGAGGAGCTTTACGCCCACGAGACGGCGGAAGAGCGCTATTTCTACATTCCCCTGATGGGCCATGAGAATGGCGTTGACCTGAGCCGCCACGCCATTGCCGAACATCACGAAATGGATGAACTGGTTGAAAAGCTGGATGAGATGGAAATGTCCAGCTCGGCCTGGTTGTCCACGGCAAAAGCCTTGGGCGATAAGGTGCTGCATCATCTTGAGGAGGAAGAGCAGAAGTTCTTTCAGATGGCGGGCAAGCTGCTTACCGACAAGCAGAAGGCAGAACTTGCCGAGCAGTATAACGATGAATATGAGGCGTTGCTGCAATAGGTCTGACCCGAACGCGAACCGAGGCTGACACAGCTTTCCAACAATGTGAAATCAAGAATCGCTATCCCGGCATTTCGGCCGGGATGCACTACATTCGGGTATGCTGTGGCTTTGTATCAGCAGCAGGGCAGCAAATATGTCGGATTATGATTTTGACCTTTTCGTTATCGGTGCCGGATCGGGAGGGGTGCGTGCCAGCCGTATGGCAGCGAGTTTTGGCGCGCGGGTAGCGGTCGCCGAAGATCTGTATCTGGGGGGCACCTGTGTCAACGTCGGCTGCGTGCCGAAGAAGCTTTTCGCCTATGCGGCCCATTTCGCTGAGGATTTCGGTGATGCACAGGGCTATGGCTGGGATCTTTCCAAGGCGCGGTTCGATTGGCAGCGTCTGGTTGAAAACAAGAATACCGAGATCACCCGACTCAATGGCATTTATCATAATCTGCTGACCGCCGCTGGGGTGACCCTGGTGCATGGCCGGGCTCGATTGATTGACTCTCATACCGTGGCCGTGGGGGATGCCAGCTACACGGCAGAACGCATACTCATTGCCACCGGCGGCTGGCCGTTCATC
Above is a genomic segment from Halopseudomonas litoralis containing:
- a CDS encoding DUF2388 domain-containing protein produces the protein MKRIPLIIATSLIALTGSAHGSSFIGTTDAVAGSLINTIDATSDATSGNNKIVLEAREDAASFVGSDGQLRSARLEAALVHIRQASPDLEATDMQLAEAILAL
- a CDS encoding hemerythrin domain-containing protein, whose product is MTIFEALRISHDKQREYVDAVLRTSGDTPERVDAYQQLKEELYAHETAEERYFYIPLMGHENGVDLSRHAIAEHHEMDELVEKLDEMEMSSSAWLSTAKALGDKVLHHLEEEEQKFFQMAGKLLTDKQKAELAEQYNDEYEALLQ